The Juglans microcarpa x Juglans regia isolate MS1-56 chromosome 2D, Jm3101_v1.0, whole genome shotgun sequence DNA window TAAAATCCAGAGGTGTTAAGATTTCAAATAAAGGAGTTTAGACCGAAAACCACATAGGAAACAGATTTCTATGTGGCACGTGGTTAATGTtactccaaaaaataaaaacaggtaAGAAAAAATCACGGATAAATTTGATTAGAACATGATCTGTGAAGTTATCAACATTTGACATACCTCAAGTCCCAGTCTCGGGTCACATCCCAGTAGAATGAATATAAGGAGTTcaaaaaactagagagaagcCAGAGAGGCCGATAAAAATTTGTCCATCTTTCAGGGAAGACATGATATTTAAGGGCTGAAAGAAAAATCACCGGTACAGCGGTCGAATATTTCAAAGCTGAAACCATGAGCAAATAAAGTCACCATAAATTTTAATCAATAAAACCATagaaacatataaatataacagATAAAGTTAACACATTTAGATTCAATAGTtcaaaaaataacttataaacaaacctaaaaatattaaagaactCGAAATTCATATATGCTAGAGGAAAGGCAGAGCCCAGAAGTTGAAACCAAATGAGCCTGTATAATGGAAAAACAGCAAATATAATGTCTCAAAAGACATCTAATGAACTCGAAATTCATATATGCTAGAGGAAAGGCAGAGCCAGAAGTTGAAACCAAATGAGCCTGTATAATGGAAAGCAGCAAATATGCTGTCTCAAAAGACATCTAATGATAGAAAAATTTTGGGTAAGATACCATATATGTGAAATAACCATGAGATCTTACCATTCAGAACGGTTGTTTTCTCCCCAGTATCTTTGTATTGTCGAAGACATTGAAAGAAACGAAAAAGGTAAGGCAAAACCAGAACAATAGGTATTGCAATGGAGTGACTGCCACAAACAGAATCGGCTTCAAACCAGGCAATAGTGGCAACCTGCTTGAGTTAAAATATATCCCTTAATAAGATATAAGTAAAGCATCAAATTTATATTAAACCAATTCTAACGAGTAAAGAAGTGCAGGATCAAATAAAACCTACTataaaataataggaaaatcAACAAACTCCATTAGAAATTTTAGTAGTAAAAAAAGGTCCATGACTTGGGGTCATGGAACTAGTGACAGACTATTCAACATCAAACAGTCTTCTCCCTTGCTTTCAGATATCAGTAACCTCATTATCAATTTTCATACAAATGTACTGTCAGCACTTATTTGATTTTCTCAAGGGTGATTAAGTGCATTTCAAGTTTATCAGAATGCATCATTTAACTCAActtaaatttcaagaaaaaatgagaaaataaaaactcaagtAGGTTCCATCAAGCTAGACAACAGATTATAACTAggtatgaaaatttgaattgtGGTTACACCAACAAAAAGTTCTGATAAGTTCTGTACATGAGAgaaaataacaattaacaataatattttttttaataagtacaattaacaataatatataatgagtAAATCTAACGTGTAACATTAAAATTGGAAAAACCAAAGACAGGAAAGAAAAACTAGGCTTTGAATCAGAGCAAAAAACATAAAGATGGCAATCccatgaaaagttaaaaaagctAGGGCAGAGTAGATGTATTCTGATAATATGCACAAAACCAAGCTAAACAACAGAATACGAACCTGTCGATGGACCATTCTACACACTGAACGCTCCAAATCAGAAAAAACCTGCAGAAAGTCACAATTATAAGCACCAAAAAGGTATAGTGATATGTATGTATCTGAATATAGACATGCAAACTATTTCCTGATTCTACACCCCAAAGAAAAGGTTAAATAATGTTAGAAACTACACCACTATTTGACCATGTGGTCCATGTCTCACTTTGTTGACATGGCAGGGTCTAGTCCTTAGATCAATCcttgttaaaaaaacaaatataaatccCAGGGTTATTACATACTGTCATGTTAATGAAGTGAGATAATGGTGGGATGGTGGTGTAGTTTCTAGCATTTTCCAAAGACTAGATGTGAGTAGACTGTGACTGTATATTTACGCTTATCCTAtaccattttcattttccagcGAAAGAAAAGGTTCAATAGGAGAAACATATGCATATGTGTCTATACATAGGTGTACACGTGTATCTTATTACATATATAAGAAACAATCATATAATCCTGCTTGATACAATAATTATGCTATCGAAACAAGGTTGGTGAAAGCATAGGCACACTTAAGCTCAAATGTTATCTAGAGCCTAGGCGCTAGGAATGTAAACGAGCCAAGTTCGAGCGAAAAGTAGGTGATTAAGCcatgtatatttaatttttattagaacGCAAATTGAGCTCAAGCTTATCACGGAGTCTCATTTAATATTCGAGTGAGTTTGAGTTTGTTCAAGAACTACTTCATTTTGACAAAATAGATTATTTAGATTGTACTTTATAACTTTATCTACAAATTTGACAAACTTTGACTTTTTGctaatatctttataaatttatatatatacatatatcagtGATTATATAAGACGTATGGTATTAGGTACATGATTCCCTCTTATACATCCATATATGAAAACATGTGGCGCCATGGTATGTAAATGGTCTTCAATATCAACTAATACTTAAGAATATCTTTTACATCATTTTCTAGGCcttgaattgatattttatatttttttcaaaaaatttacaaaatgtgCTTTAACCTAACATAAAAGGGGCCAAAATACGCACCTAAAGCGTGTGCTTCGCTTTTGTTAGGCAAAGCGCTTCAGCCTTGGAGCTTTGCGCTTTACGCTTAAGTGCAGTTTTACCAACActatcaaaatactaaaaaggGAATTGAAGTGGAGAACAATTGAGTTCAAATTGATTGCATACCTTTGCCATGGAGGTCAAGATATCAGCCaagaaaaaatcagaaaatgatATTGCCTGTATTCACCAaacaaacttgaaatatttaacACAGCATATGAAGGCCTGAAAACAAAGGGTTTATACCACCAAAATAGAGCAGAATATATATTCCCCTTCTAGGCAAAATAAACAAGGTATAATGGCACAATCactgccttttctttttctttatcccTCCTCTATGAAAGAAGGGATATCTCAAGGTTGGTGATACCACGGTGCTCTATACAACTAAGGTAGGTTGTGGGTCAGCATGATTCCTAAGGCTATTACACCCTCAATTATAACTGATACATATTTGTGGTGTCTAACATGACCACACAAACCCAAGGCATCGGGATCAAGTCCTGCCAGGCATTGTTCATTTTGATTGATTGGCAATTATGCTGTTTAGTGAGTTTTCTAGTTTTGAGGTTTTTACAAAATATCGTGCATTGGCAAGTGCTGGCATCCTCCTTATTTGATCAACTGAAGAATTAAGACAAGCAAATGAATACTTTTAGTTCTATTCATGGGAATGTAATCTAATGACAGTACATATGTATTTCTAATTATCCAAAAATAGATATGTTTCCTAAGTCACTAACCTTCTTGACAAGATACAGCAATTGAAAAAGTCACAACTTTTGACATCCTAGAAAATATGTGAGCAGCAACATAACTTTTGTACTTATCAGCTTTTGTCAAcagcaagttaaaaaaaaaccatggttccaggaaagaagataaaaaaaataacaaaaacacacTTGCCTGTAGTGGAAGAACTATTCGCCAAAGAGTCCTTAACAAGTAAAAGCGGgatgacaaataaaaaatatcaaatgggAATATCAAAATCATTGCGATGGCACAATATAAGAGAACCTGCAGATGGGTCCCACTAAAAGTTAGTCCAATTTTAACATGGTAATAAGagtaactcattaaaaaaacatactAATAAGCGTATAACAAACAAATCAATTACAAGTCAATGGATAACTGATGATAAGCAATACAGCATGATCAGCTTATGATGAGATTAAAGTAGACCTTGATATACACAATGCATGAGCATTAAAACTGAATTACACAGAGGGGAAAGAAAACATATGTTCAATGAATATATCATTTATGTTTGGTAGGTCGAGTCATCTGACAAAGTATGTGCTGTTTTCTGTTGTAGACGAACTCATGTTCCAGAGTGCAGCCAATTCCCGTGCAGATATTCTTAAAATCCAGTAAATGCATCAAATCACAAAtaaaagctttcaacataaacATCCCTAATCTATATATACAATTACTCCATTTGAACTGAATAAAGAACCCTACGAAAAATGTATCCCAGAAAATAATATACTCACTCCATCCACCTTAATGCACTCATAGTTGAACGAAGAATTGAATATCGTATAAACTACTAACAAAAATACTATGTAACGATCTAGGGAAAGCATTAGCCACATCTTCACCATAATCCCAAAAAGATTAGTCAATTAGAAGCTTCTCTGGAATCACTTATAAAGCTCAGTTTCACCAAATAAGTAGTCAATGTGAAACTTAGCACCCATGACTACCTTTATAACCTATCCAGTTTATGAGTATTATTCACATTACTAAAGTGGGACTGGGGTGTTACAAACTCCCACTCTTAAACTCCTGATGTCTTTGCCAGGGCTTTGTCATGTAGCGCTCCAGCTTTACATGATTGGCCTTACTAGGTGACTTTTATACCATATATAACAATCGAGGTAAAGCACTAGCCACATCTGCACTATAGCCCGAAAAATACTAGTCAATTTGAAGCTTCCCAAAAATCATCTATAGCCCAATTTCACCTAAGAAGAAGCCAATGTGCGACTTAGCACCCATGACTACCTTTATAACCTACCCACTCTTTGAGTTTTTTATATTCCTAATGTTGGACTGGAGTGTTATATACTAACTACAAACTTTGGCAACCAATGGCATACTCTATTATAACGATTACAACGATCCAAGTTTTTTACTATATTAAAGGGTGAAGTTTTTGACACATTGCAAACAGTTTATAAGTTATAAACAAGATATTTCAGCTAGCTTTtcacattgaaaaataaattacttgaatcaataattaaatgaatgattttttcaaacaaatggAAAGAAACGGAGAAGAGTAACTCAATACAAAAATGCATAAGAGAGGATGCATCTATTACACTGGTTGTGAAGCAGCCAATGATACTTCTCCGTGtgaataaagataaagataagcTGTCATGCTACTTGGAACGACGATAGTCATCCATTTGGCACACTGCACATATCAAAATGGATGGTCAAACTTAGTCTAAAGACATAGACAccacaatatatatacaatgtaacaaagggtttttttttttttaaaaaaaaacaccaataaATAAAGTATGGGGGAATAAGCAGCAAATTCTTCGCCAACCAAACAAGACATTTAGGCCAAAGTGACACACAAGTCAAACCAATCTCTAAATTCCACTGATGATGAAATGTCAAAAACAGAACACAGTAGATGCTACAACTTAATTTTGACATCCACTTCAACAGAAAAGGACAGTTCCAGACACAAGctagatttataaaaaagttaagaatTATATCGAatagacccccccccccccccaacaaaaaaaaaaacaaaataaatgtgttaagCCATAAGAGCATTgcatcaataaaaaaaaggtcaaCGGTCAAGATATTTGGCAGTATAACATAGTACCTTCCAAATTTCCCTGTGACTTAGATGATTTTGATCTAGGTCAAAAATTTTTGCATAATTGACATTGGCTTGAGaaaaaaaccataaatttaTTCCCCAAAGCCAAACCGTCATAGTCTGCAATaccaaaatgagaaaaaaatttattacttcaaggataaaaagtttaagaatatTAAGAAGATATTCTATTTTCAATAAGAAAACTAGAACTAACCACAAGAAGAAGAGGATTATAATACAAAAATGCCTCGTATAGAAATAAATCACGCAAGTCCACACTCATTCTCATAACAGAATCCCATCCAATCTGCAAGATTCACATATACCAAATAAGAAATCAAATCCAAGAGATTGCCAATACTACTCTATTGGTAATAAAAATACAGAATGTAACTAACCTTGCAACAAATGAAACCCCAGACAAAGAATAATAGTACCTGGACATAGTCTAAATTAGGATCATAGAAACACATAGGAAAAGATCTTGGGGAAAACAGAGCGTAATAAAGCATGTGTTTGTCTCAAAATGAAAGTGGAACTCCTCAGAAGGAACCAGGATATGTGTAAAATTTTCTCAAAGCAAAAGAAACTTGATATTAAGAATTAGAAAATTCAATCTTTTTTACACTGAATGATTTCCAGCTATCAAACATCTAAAATCAAAGTCATgctgaaaaataattatgatcTACTAAAGACATTTGGTATATCACTAGTAAAACCTTGAATCTCCATAATAAAATAGGCGATGGCATGATTGCAGCGGTGCTCACTGGAGTACTCACACCCTTCAAATCATTTGCCTCCGGTGGAGTCAAGAAACCTTCCTCAGC harbors:
- the LOC121250325 gene encoding SPX and EXS domain-containing protein 1-like isoform X2, with protein sequence MEIQDYVQVLLFFVWGFICCKIGWDSVMRMSVDLRDLFLYEAFLYYNPLLLVTMTVWLWGINLWFFSQANVNYAKIFDLDQNHLSHREIWKCAKWMTIVVPSSMTAYLYLYSHGEVSLAASQPVLLYCAIAMILIFPFDIFYLSSRFYLLRTLWRIVLPLQAISFSDFFLADILTSMAKVFSDLERSVCRMVHRQVATIAWFEADSVCGSHSIAIPIVLVLPYLFRFFQCLRQYKDTGEKTTVLNALKYSTAVPVIFLSALKYHVFPERWTNFYRPLWLLSSFLNSLYSFYWDVTRDWDLSGFTRIFKFSKPHLFSHMLYGRKWVYFWVIGSNLVLRCTWTYKLSAHLRHNYLTVFAIAALEIFRRFQWIFFRVENEWNKMNSKSNIQLSMNDIPNEEEKKLLASSEHNV
- the LOC121250325 gene encoding SPX and EXS domain-containing protein 1-like isoform X1 gives rise to the protein MLGGLLTAPSNSPHLRKSGSKPVFSEFGELENGAEEGFLTPPEANDLKGVSTPVSTAAIMPSPILLWRFKVLLFFVWGFICCKIGWDSVMRMSVDLRDLFLYEAFLYYNPLLLVTMTVWLWGINLWFFSQANVNYAKIFDLDQNHLSHREIWKCAKWMTIVVPSSMTAYLYLYSHGEVSLAASQPVLLYCAIAMILIFPFDIFYLSSRFYLLRTLWRIVLPLQAISFSDFFLADILTSMAKVFSDLERSVCRMVHRQVATIAWFEADSVCGSHSIAIPIVLVLPYLFRFFQCLRQYKDTGEKTTVLNALKYSTAVPVIFLSALKYHVFPERWTNFYRPLWLLSSFLNSLYSFYWDVTRDWDLSGFTRIFKFSKPHLFSHMLYGRKWVYFWVIGSNLVLRCTWTYKLSAHLRHNYLTVFAIAALEIFRRFQWIFFRVENEWNKMNSKSNIQLSMNDIPNEEEKKLLASSEHNV